From a region of the Salvelinus fontinalis isolate EN_2023a chromosome 13, ASM2944872v1, whole genome shotgun sequence genome:
- the LOC129868146 gene encoding myelin protein zero-like protein 1 isoform X2, which produces MELRRTNLACNCVLLYGITLCLFFGTNLTAAIELYAPAEVLVENGTTGILKCSFKSREVISSAATVTWSFRPTGSDPGSAVSIFYYTSGKHYPGSVAQFKDRVKWAGDLNKKDASVHLIEAQFNDNGTYSCAVINPPDISVTAAQTQLKVVIKESLPQNSTAVIVSAVCGAVIGLILIAVVTCLIIKRHQTSHEYEGCTSVASVSSHATRPGGKKHESSLEGSRCSSPSAPVQGPVIYAQLDHSGTKNPNSFHKMEPVVYADIRKN; this is translated from the exons ATGGAGTTAAGGAGGACAAACCTCGCGTGCAATTGTGTTTTACTATATGGAATAACGTTATGTCTCTTTTTCG GTACAAATCTTACAGCGGCCATAGAGTTGTATGCCCCGGCAGAGGTGCTGGTTGAGAATGGCACCACGGGGATCCTCAAGTGTTCCTTCAAGTCCAGGGAAGTGATCAGCAGCGCAGCCACAGTCACCTGGTCGTTTCGTCCAACGGGATCCGACCCCGGAAGCGCTGTTTCT atTTTCTATTACACTTCTGGCAAGCACTACCCAGGGAGTGTGGCTCAATTCAAAGACAGGGTGAAATGGGCGGGAGATCTGAACAAAAAAGACGCCTCTGTCCATTTAATTGAGGCGCAGTTCAACGACAACGGCACCTACTCGTGTGCCGTGATTAACCCGCCCGACATATCTGTCACCGCCGCTCAAACACAGCTCAAAGTCGTCATCAAAG AGTCTCTCCCTCAGAACAGCACGGCTGTCATAGTGAGCGCCGTGTGTGGCGCTGTCATCGGGCTCATTCTCATCGCTGTTGTTACCTGCCTGATCATCAAGAGGCATCAAACCAGTCATGAATACGAAGG CTGCACTTCAGTGGCGAGTGTGAGCTCCCATGCCACACGCCCGGGGGGGAAGAAGCACGAATCCAGCTTGGAGGGCTCCAGGTGTAGCAGCCCCTCCGCCCCGGTCCAG GGGCCGGTGATATACGCCCAGTTGGATCACTCGGGCACCAAGAACCCCAACTCATTCCACAAGATGGAGCCAGTGGTCTACGCTGACATAAGGAAAAACTGA
- the LOC129868146 gene encoding myelin protein zero-like protein 1 isoform X1, translating to MELRRTNLACNCVLLYGITLCLFFGTNLTAAIELYAPAEVLVENGTTGILKCSFKSREVISSAATVTWSFRPTGSDPGSAVSIFYYTSGKHYPGSVAQFKDRVKWAGDLNKKDASVHLIEAQFNDNGTYSCAVINPPDISVTAAQTQLKVVIKESLPQNSTAVIVSAVCGAVIGLILIAVVTCLIIKRHQTSHEYEGCTSVASVSSHATRPGGKKHESSLEGSRCSSPSAPVQVGATGPVIYAQLDHSGTKNPNSFHKMEPVVYADIRKN from the exons ATGGAGTTAAGGAGGACAAACCTCGCGTGCAATTGTGTTTTACTATATGGAATAACGTTATGTCTCTTTTTCG GTACAAATCTTACAGCGGCCATAGAGTTGTATGCCCCGGCAGAGGTGCTGGTTGAGAATGGCACCACGGGGATCCTCAAGTGTTCCTTCAAGTCCAGGGAAGTGATCAGCAGCGCAGCCACAGTCACCTGGTCGTTTCGTCCAACGGGATCCGACCCCGGAAGCGCTGTTTCT atTTTCTATTACACTTCTGGCAAGCACTACCCAGGGAGTGTGGCTCAATTCAAAGACAGGGTGAAATGGGCGGGAGATCTGAACAAAAAAGACGCCTCTGTCCATTTAATTGAGGCGCAGTTCAACGACAACGGCACCTACTCGTGTGCCGTGATTAACCCGCCCGACATATCTGTCACCGCCGCTCAAACACAGCTCAAAGTCGTCATCAAAG AGTCTCTCCCTCAGAACAGCACGGCTGTCATAGTGAGCGCCGTGTGTGGCGCTGTCATCGGGCTCATTCTCATCGCTGTTGTTACCTGCCTGATCATCAAGAGGCATCAAACCAGTCATGAATACGAAGG CTGCACTTCAGTGGCGAGTGTGAGCTCCCATGCCACACGCCCGGGGGGGAAGAAGCACGAATCCAGCTTGGAGGGCTCCAGGTGTAGCAGCCCCTCCGCCCCGGTCCAGGTAGGCGCTACA GGGCCGGTGATATACGCCCAGTTGGATCACTCGGGCACCAAGAACCCCAACTCATTCCACAAGATGGAGCCAGTGGTCTACGCTGACATAAGGAAAAACTGA